A stretch of [Clostridium] innocuum DNA encodes these proteins:
- the pepT gene encoding peptidase T, whose product MNVQERFLHYVSFDTQSDEHSQTTPSSLKQLKLAEALVDEMKAIGIKDAYVDEFGIVYGIIPATTKKDVKSIGFIAHMDTSPDMSGRDVKPRIVKAYDGSDIVLNEALGIKMGIHDFACLQEKIGEDLIVTDGTTLLGADDKAGIAEIMTMAETLLQENREHGKICLAFTPDEEVGRGTDHFRVPEFGADFAYTVDGGEVDCVDYENFNAAGAEIHIQGLSIHPGSAKDKMINALLVAMEFHSMLPVQKNPAYTEGYEGFNHLTELHGECEHAYMSYIIRNHSEELFEQQKAEFQRIAEYLNQKYPENTVQLQIHDSYANMRTIIEKDMRIIELVKTSMKQIGLEPRSMAIRGGTDGARLTYDGLPCPNLGTGGYNYHGKYEFASIQEMQKSVELLLKIVENNVQEA is encoded by the coding sequence ATGAACGTTCAGGAAAGATTTTTACACTATGTATCCTTTGATACGCAATCCGATGAGCATTCCCAGACAACACCAAGCTCTTTGAAGCAGCTGAAGCTGGCAGAGGCACTTGTGGATGAAATGAAGGCGATCGGCATCAAGGATGCATATGTGGATGAATTCGGTATCGTCTATGGTATAATACCGGCAACAACCAAAAAAGATGTAAAATCCATCGGGTTTATTGCGCATATGGATACATCACCGGATATGAGCGGCAGAGATGTAAAGCCGAGAATAGTCAAAGCCTATGACGGGTCCGATATTGTGCTGAATGAAGCACTGGGTATCAAAATGGGAATCCATGATTTTGCATGCCTGCAGGAAAAAATCGGCGAGGATTTGATCGTGACAGATGGAACGACGCTGCTGGGTGCTGATGACAAGGCGGGAATCGCGGAAATCATGACGATGGCGGAAACGCTGCTTCAGGAAAACCGTGAGCATGGAAAAATCTGTCTGGCATTTACTCCGGATGAAGAGGTAGGCCGGGGAACGGATCATTTCCGTGTTCCGGAATTCGGTGCCGATTTTGCATATACGGTTGACGGTGGAGAGGTCGATTGCGTGGATTATGAAAACTTCAATGCCGCAGGTGCAGAAATTCACATTCAGGGTCTGAGCATCCACCCGGGTAGTGCAAAGGATAAAATGATCAATGCTTTGCTGGTAGCGATGGAATTTCACTCTATGCTGCCGGTACAGAAAAATCCTGCGTATACGGAAGGCTATGAAGGCTTTAATCATCTTACAGAGCTCCATGGAGAATGTGAGCATGCCTACATGTCCTATATTATTCGCAATCACAGTGAAGAGCTGTTTGAACAGCAGAAGGCAGAGTTTCAAAGAATCGCGGAGTATCTGAATCAGAAATATCCGGAAAACACCGTTCAACTGCAGATACATGACAGCTATGCGAATATGCGTACCATTATTGAAAAGGATATGCGAATCATAGAGCTGGTGAAAACGTCCATGAAGCAGATTGGCTTGGAACCGAGATCCATGGCGATCCGCGGAGGCACGGATGGTGCCCGTCTGACCTATGACGGCCTTCCTTGTCCCAACCTTGGAACCGGTGGCTACAACTACCATGGAAAATATGAGTTTGCTTCCATTCAGGAAATGCAGAAAAGCGTTGAGCTGCTGCTAAAAATTGTAGAAAACAATGTGCAGGAAGCATAA
- a CDS encoding pentapeptide repeat-containing protein: MKIIQPRLRPSYTKAQSLYACIDEDNYVEGMEFDGITISNEEYTALHLDGCVFRNVFFEDCEFDAIDMIDTVFENCELSNLHFNKGAIHRCVFRNCRCMGIDFSDCVIHNTLFTNLKAAYANLSGSRFRQVIFENSNFSNASFIQCEYQKTVYDSCDLKESEFHNTNLKGMDLSSSDIEGISLTMDHIRGVIVNEQQALRLVQLLGIIVKE; the protein is encoded by the coding sequence ATGAAAATAATACAGCCCCGCCTGCGCCCATCGTATACGAAGGCACAAAGCTTGTATGCCTGCATTGATGAGGACAATTATGTGGAAGGAATGGAATTTGACGGCATCACCATCAGCAATGAGGAGTATACCGCCTTGCATCTGGACGGCTGCGTCTTTCGTAATGTGTTTTTTGAGGATTGTGAGTTTGATGCGATTGATATGATTGATACCGTATTTGAAAATTGCGAGCTGTCAAACCTGCATTTCAACAAGGGAGCTATTCACCGCTGTGTTTTCCGCAACTGCCGCTGTATGGGAATCGATTTCAGCGATTGTGTCATACACAATACCCTTTTCACAAATCTGAAGGCTGCCTATGCCAATTTGTCGGGCTCCAGATTTCGGCAGGTTATTTTTGAAAACAGCAATTTTTCAAATGCGAGCTTCATTCAGTGCGAATATCAGAAAACCGTATACGACAGCTGTGATTTGAAGGAGAGTGAGTTTCATAACACGAATTTAAAGGGCATGGATCTTTCCTCCAGCGATATTGAAGGTATCAGTCTGACGATGGATCATATCCGCGGAGTCATCGTCAATGAACAGCAGGCGCTTCGTCTGGTACAGCTGCTGGGTATCATTGTCAAGGAGTAA
- a CDS encoding RNA-binding transcriptional accessory protein: protein MEHIIQPMAASLHIQPEQIKNTLQLLEEGNTVPFIARYRKEVTKGLDEEQIRVIQEQYEYQVNLEKRKEDVKRLIEQQGKLTEEIIASVNACEKLSQVEDIYRPYQQKRKTRASDAAARGLKPFAEWMLKLLRDGDVRQEAKRYLNDKVSDVEAAIQGAKDIIAEMASDDPAVRQKIRSSMERYGRLTTKEKKKHTDEKKIYKMYYDYSERVTTLASHRIMAIDRGEKEKVLAVSIEFDKEYIIDWTNRRFTKKRQSPCVEYIEEAVQDGLKRLAFPAVEREIRSQLSEKAHEQSIEVFSLNLERLLMQPPMKNKMVLGFDPAFRTGCKLAVVDKNGNMLDVSVIYPTPPNAKIKEAKEKMLQLLKKYPIDIIAIGNGTASRESEAFVAALIREYHLSAAYTIVSEAGASVYSASKLAREEFPDLHVEQRSAISIARRIIDPLSELIKIDPQSIGVGQYQHDLPTARLKDRLDFVVSKAVNRVGVNVNTASQELLKNISGLSQATAKSIVEYRREHGELKNRKELKKIPKIGEKSYEQAAGFLRIEDGDELLDRTSIHPESYATARKVLQQLGLSEQDMGSEQAQEAVQQADADGLIRDCESDRYTIQDILEAIATPLRDYRERYDAPLLRSDVLELEDLHIGDQLEGVVRNVVDFGAFVDIGLHEDGLVHISKMSRHRIAHPSDKVSVGDIVKVWVYNIDEEKQKVQLSLLPMQ from the coding sequence ATGGAACATATCATACAGCCGATGGCGGCTTCTTTGCATATCCAGCCGGAACAGATCAAAAACACGCTGCAGCTGCTGGAGGAAGGAAACACCGTTCCGTTCATTGCCCGTTACCGTAAGGAAGTGACCAAGGGACTGGATGAAGAACAGATTCGTGTTATACAGGAGCAATATGAGTATCAGGTGAATCTGGAAAAGCGCAAGGAGGATGTCAAGCGTCTGATTGAGCAGCAGGGCAAGCTGACGGAAGAAATTATCGCATCAGTCAACGCCTGTGAAAAGCTGTCACAGGTTGAGGATATTTATCGTCCATACCAGCAGAAGCGGAAAACAAGAGCAAGTGATGCGGCTGCACGTGGCTTAAAGCCGTTTGCGGAATGGATGCTGAAGCTGCTGCGGGATGGGGATGTGCGTCAAGAAGCGAAGAGATATTTGAACGATAAGGTGTCCGATGTGGAGGCTGCCATACAGGGAGCAAAGGATATCATTGCGGAAATGGCAAGTGATGATCCGGCTGTGCGCCAGAAAATCCGCAGCAGTATGGAGCGCTATGGAAGGTTAACGACGAAGGAAAAGAAAAAGCATACCGATGAGAAAAAGATTTATAAAATGTACTATGATTACAGTGAGCGTGTAACCACACTGGCCAGTCACCGTATCATGGCAATCGATCGTGGAGAAAAGGAAAAGGTGCTTGCCGTTTCCATCGAGTTTGATAAGGAGTATATCATTGACTGGACCAATCGCCGGTTTACGAAAAAACGCCAGAGTCCGTGTGTTGAATATATCGAGGAGGCTGTGCAGGACGGCCTGAAGCGGCTTGCCTTTCCTGCGGTGGAGCGTGAAATCCGATCCCAGCTGAGTGAAAAGGCACACGAGCAGTCGATTGAGGTATTCTCGTTAAATCTGGAACGTCTGCTGATGCAGCCGCCGATGAAAAATAAAATGGTGCTTGGCTTTGACCCGGCCTTTCGTACCGGCTGTAAGCTGGCTGTCGTCGATAAAAACGGTAATATGCTGGATGTCAGTGTGATTTATCCGACACCGCCAAATGCCAAAATCAAAGAGGCGAAGGAGAAGATGCTGCAGCTGTTAAAGAAGTATCCCATTGATATTATCGCTATCGGAAACGGAACTGCCAGCCGTGAAAGCGAAGCCTTTGTTGCCGCATTGATTCGTGAATATCATCTGTCGGCTGCCTATACCATCGTTTCCGAAGCAGGGGCATCCGTGTATTCCGCAAGCAAGCTGGCACGGGAGGAATTTCCTGATCTGCATGTGGAGCAGCGCTCTGCCATTTCCATTGCACGCAGGATCATTGATCCGCTATCCGAGCTGATCAAAATCGATCCGCAGTCGATCGGTGTCGGGCAGTATCAGCATGACCTTCCCACCGCCCGTTTAAAGGATCGTCTTGATTTTGTTGTTTCCAAGGCGGTGAACCGGGTCGGTGTCAATGTGAATACCGCATCCCAGGAGCTGTTGAAAAACATATCCGGACTCAGCCAGGCAACAGCAAAATCCATTGTGGAATACCGCAGGGAGCACGGGGAGCTGAAAAACAGGAAGGAACTGAAGAAAATTCCGAAGATTGGTGAGAAATCGTATGAACAGGCGGCCGGCTTTTTGCGTATCGAGGATGGGGATGAGCTGCTGGATCGTACCAGTATTCATCCGGAAAGCTATGCCACAGCCAGAAAGGTGTTACAGCAGCTGGGTCTCAGTGAGCAGGATATGGGAAGTGAACAGGCACAGGAAGCGGTACAGCAGGCGGATGCTGACGGGCTGATTCGTGATTGTGAGAGTGACCGCTATACGATTCAGGATATCCTGGAGGCAATTGCGACACCGTTAAGAGATTATCGTGAACGGTATGATGCGCCGCTGTTAAGAAGCGATGTGCTGGAGCTTGAGGATCTGCATATCGGTGATCAGCTGGAGGGAGTTGTCCGCAATGTGGTGGATTTTGGAGCCTTTGTGGATATCGGGCTGCATGAGGACGGTCTTGTGCATATCTCCAAAATGAGCAGGCACCGTATTGCACATCCAAGCGATAAGGTATCGGTAGGAGATATCGTGAAGGTCTGGGTATACAATATCGATGAGGAAAAGCAGAAGGTACAGCTGTCACTGCTGCCGATGCAATAG
- a CDS encoding transketolase — protein MYQLEDLKGKANNIRKNIVKTVTEAKSGHPGGSLSSVEIATAIYFTQMDITPDNVASTNRDRFVLSKGHASPLLYSVLAEKGLIEEEELLTFRKINSRLQGHPSMRKLPGVDMSTGSLGQGISCAVGMALANKYNKEDHRIYTILGDGECQEGQVWEAAMAASHYKLDNLLAFVDHNGLQIDGNVTDVMNPTPIDEKFKAFGWNVIVLENGNDLESVIAACEEAKTVKGKPTVVVAHTVKGKGVSFMENKAGWHGTAPSAEQCAEAIAELEGGCK, from the coding sequence ATGTACCAATTAGAAGATCTAAAGGGAAAAGCGAACAACATTCGCAAGAACATCGTTAAGACGGTTACAGAAGCAAAATCCGGTCATCCGGGTGGAAGTCTGTCTTCTGTAGAAATCGCAACGGCAATTTACTTTACACAGATGGATATCACCCCAGACAACGTGGCATCAACGAATAGGGATCGTTTTGTCCTGTCAAAGGGTCATGCTTCACCGCTGCTGTATTCTGTACTGGCAGAGAAAGGGCTGATCGAAGAGGAAGAGCTGCTAACGTTCCGTAAAATCAACTCCCGCCTGCAGGGACATCCAAGTATGCGCAAGCTGCCTGGTGTCGATATGTCCACCGGATCACTGGGACAGGGAATCTCCTGTGCAGTCGGTATGGCACTGGCGAACAAATACAACAAGGAAGACCACCGTATTTATACGATTTTAGGTGATGGGGAATGTCAGGAAGGGCAGGTATGGGAAGCTGCTATGGCGGCATCACACTACAAGCTGGATAACCTGCTGGCATTTGTTGACCACAACGGTCTTCAGATTGACGGTAATGTAACCGATGTTATGAATCCAACACCGATTGATGAAAAATTCAAGGCATTTGGATGGAATGTGATCGTTCTGGAAAACGGAAATGATCTGGAAAGCGTAATTGCAGCTTGTGAGGAAGCAAAGACGGTCAAGGGAAAACCAACGGTTGTTGTTGCTCACACAGTTAAGGGTAAAGGCGTATCCTTCATGGAAAACAAAGCTGGCTGGCATGGAACTGCACCGAGTGCAGAACAGTGTGCGGAAGCAATTGCAGAACTTGAAGGAGGATGTAAATAA
- a CDS encoding transketolase family protein translates to MAKMATREAYGKALAELAKENKKILVLDADLSGSTKTGEVKKVAPEQHFNFGIAEGNMMAAAAGMATSGNIVFASTFAMFAAGRAFEQVRNSICYPHLNVKVCATHAGLTVGEDGASHQSVEDVALMRSIPGMVVVSPADGVETKAAIRAVAEYDGPCYVRLGRMAVEDVYTEDTLNFQIGKGNVIRKGNSVALIATGIMVEAAMKAADILKENGMDVTVVDMHTIKPIDEELIVELTKDHDLFVTCEEHSVIGGLGSAVAEVLSQKAPKKLAMVGIKDTFGESGTPAALLEKYGLTANDIVKAVEDNK, encoded by the coding sequence ATGGCAAAGATGGCTACTCGTGAAGCGTATGGAAAAGCGCTTGCTGAACTGGCAAAGGAAAATAAAAAGATTCTGGTACTGGATGCCGATTTATCCGGTTCCACAAAAACAGGCGAAGTGAAGAAGGTTGCACCTGAGCAGCATTTCAACTTCGGTATTGCAGAGGGTAATATGATGGCAGCGGCTGCCGGTATGGCAACAAGCGGAAACATCGTATTTGCAAGTACATTCGCAATGTTCGCTGCCGGACGTGCGTTTGAACAGGTGCGCAACTCCATCTGTTATCCGCACCTGAATGTAAAGGTGTGTGCAACACATGCCGGACTTACCGTAGGTGAGGATGGAGCAAGTCACCAGAGTGTTGAGGATGTTGCTTTGATGAGAAGCATTCCGGGTATGGTTGTTGTTTCACCGGCTGACGGAGTGGAAACAAAGGCGGCAATTCGTGCAGTGGCTGAATACGATGGTCCATGCTATGTACGTCTGGGTAGAATGGCAGTTGAGGATGTATATACAGAAGATACGCTGAACTTCCAGATTGGAAAAGGAAACGTGATCCGCAAAGGAAACAGCGTTGCGCTGATTGCGACCGGTATCATGGTGGAGGCTGCCATGAAGGCTGCGGATATCCTGAAGGAAAACGGTATGGATGTAACGGTTGTTGATATGCACACCATCAAACCGATTGACGAAGAGCTAATCGTTGAACTGACAAAGGATCACGATCTGTTTGTAACCTGTGAAGAGCACAGTGTTATCGGCGGTTTGGGTAGTGCTGTTGCCGAGGTACTCAGTCAAAAGGCACCGAAGAAGCTTGCCATGGTAGGAATCAAGGATACCTTTGGAGAAAGCGGAACACCGGCTGCACTGCTTGAGAAATACGGTCTCACTGCAAACGATATCGTTAAGGCAGTGGAAGACAATAAGTAA
- a CDS encoding D-alanyl-D-alanine carboxypeptidase, whose translation MRNIRKRWWLVAAAALLLLFLDVAMYIQIKEYYPDFMKQEEASTPVTGQGLDANQQNIKKRLESMTLNSRYAMVIDLQDQQVLYEKNSDERLFPASLTKVLTAIVALDNMENLHKKITITEQDIEGLAEANASVAGLEAGEQVTLEDLLYALILPSGADGANALANHLNGSISKFVKDMNEKANGMGMLHTHFTNTTGLQDKQHYTTLQDMKKMMDHAWKNPAFRKVMTTLRYTIPATKQHPNGLKLRSTLLFYDKDLKFPGGEIIGGKSGFTPEAGYCLISVARMKDGHQYMVISAKAEKIEKTLVEEGGSATEYGNVMDAKAVYTAIADVKNK comes from the coding sequence ATGCGAAATATAAGAAAAAGATGGTGGCTCGTGGCGGCAGCAGCTCTGCTTCTGCTGTTTCTGGATGTCGCTATGTACATACAAATCAAAGAGTATTATCCTGATTTCATGAAGCAGGAGGAAGCATCAACCCCCGTCACAGGGCAAGGTCTTGATGCAAATCAGCAGAACATAAAAAAAAGGCTAGAGAGTATGACCCTGAACAGCCGCTATGCCATGGTGATCGACTTACAGGATCAGCAGGTACTCTATGAAAAAAACAGTGATGAAAGGCTGTTTCCCGCATCCCTGACAAAGGTGCTCACCGCAATCGTCGCTCTGGATAACATGGAGAATCTGCATAAAAAAATAACGATTACAGAACAGGATATTGAAGGGCTTGCGGAAGCAAATGCAAGTGTCGCAGGTCTGGAAGCAGGAGAACAGGTAACACTGGAGGATCTTTTATACGCACTCATTCTTCCCTCCGGTGCAGATGGTGCAAACGCTTTGGCTAATCACTTGAATGGCAGTATTTCCAAATTTGTGAAGGATATGAATGAAAAGGCCAACGGTATGGGAATGCTGCATACGCATTTCACAAATACGACAGGACTGCAGGATAAACAGCACTATACAACACTGCAGGATATGAAAAAAATGATGGATCACGCATGGAAAAACCCTGCCTTTCGCAAGGTGATGACAACCCTGCGGTATACCATACCTGCAACCAAACAGCACCCAAATGGGCTGAAGCTGAGGAGCACCCTTCTGTTTTATGATAAGGATCTGAAGTTTCCAGGCGGAGAAATCATTGGCGGTAAAAGCGGCTTTACACCTGAGGCAGGCTATTGTCTGATCAGTGTTGCCAGAATGAAGGACGGTCATCAGTATATGGTCATCAGCGCCAAGGCAGAGAAAATAGAGAAAACTCTTGTTGAGGAAGGCGGCAGTGCTACAGAATATGGCAATGTCATGGATGCAAAGGCCGTTTACACTGCAATAGCGGATGTAAAAAACAAATAG
- the vanR gene encoding VanR-ABDEGLN family response regulator transcription factor: MQTKILVLDDEKEIADLVALYLNNEGYEVHKFYDSKDALEYMKNNRVDLALLDVMMPEISGFEICRIIREKYMFPVIMLTAKVEDVDKIQGLSLGADDYITKPFNPLELVARVKAQLRRYKKYNPSQENVNVIDFKGLIIDNDSHRCTLYDEVLNLTPIEFSILWYLCKNRGRVITSEELFEAVWKEKYFDSNNTVMVHIRRLREKMHEPPRNPKFIKTVWGVGYQIEE, translated from the coding sequence ATGCAGACAAAAATACTGGTATTAGATGATGAAAAGGAAATTGCAGACCTCGTTGCGCTGTATCTGAACAATGAAGGCTATGAAGTACATAAATTTTATGACAGCAAGGATGCGCTGGAATATATGAAAAATAACCGCGTTGATCTGGCACTGCTGGATGTGATGATGCCGGAAATCAGCGGCTTTGAAATATGCAGGATCATACGGGAAAAATATATGTTTCCGGTCATCATGCTGACTGCCAAGGTGGAGGATGTGGATAAGATACAGGGACTTTCTCTGGGAGCGGATGACTATATTACAAAGCCGTTTAATCCGCTGGAGCTGGTGGCCCGTGTCAAGGCACAGCTGCGCCGCTATAAAAAATATAACCCGTCACAGGAAAATGTGAATGTGATTGACTTTAAGGGGCTGATCATCGACAATGATTCCCATCGATGCACCCTGTATGACGAAGTGCTCAATCTGACACCGATTGAATTTTCAATCCTGTGGTATCTGTGCAAAAACCGCGGGCGTGTGATCACCAGTGAAGAGCTGTTTGAGGCTGTGTGGAAGGAAAAATACTTTGACAGCAACAATACGGTAATGGTGCATATCCGCCGTCTGCGTGAAAAAATGCATGAACCGCCGAGAAATCCGAAATTCATCAAAACGGTGTGGGGCGTAGGATACCAGATTGAAGAATAG
- a CDS encoding HAMP domain-containing histidine kinase, whose protein sequence is MKNSTYRRLRKHLAYLYLFMTALVMGIIGILMFLLDHYAQVFSNQGALRDSDFLLFYLKHELEFNLFLLAAGTALLLYLFVLLFFQNLDVLLDTVQGKPVDRLPFSYRYLPEMDMARGRIQDMLEKKQHTRQLSVQEKEHKNELLMYLAHDLKTPLTSMIGYINHILDHKVDQEQLDTSIRITYEKAQRLDDLIDEFSEILRYDDKVSQLEVTRIDLNTMLQQQLAGFYPLMEEKGIRLQLHLADHMEISGDFDKLQRVFDNLMRNAINYSIPQTEIRIAGMLYEDGVCLTYSNEGEAMDTASVQHLFDKFYRAGSARTSTSGGAGLGLAIAREIIELHQGEIKADMEGTTITFTLRLPYEQKVIL, encoded by the coding sequence TTGAAGAATAGCACCTATCGCAGATTGCGCAAGCATCTGGCGTATCTGTATCTCTTTATGACAGCGCTGGTTATGGGAATCATCGGCATTCTTATGTTTCTGCTGGATCATTACGCACAGGTTTTCAGTAATCAGGGAGCACTCAGGGATTCAGATTTTCTGCTGTTTTATCTGAAGCATGAGCTGGAGTTCAATCTGTTTCTGCTGGCAGCAGGCACAGCGCTTCTGCTGTATCTGTTTGTACTGCTCTTCTTTCAAAATCTGGATGTCCTGCTTGATACAGTGCAGGGTAAGCCGGTGGACCGACTGCCGTTCAGCTACCGTTATCTGCCGGAAATGGATATGGCCAGAGGACGGATTCAGGATATGCTGGAGAAAAAGCAGCATACCCGTCAGCTGTCGGTTCAGGAGAAGGAGCATAAAAACGAGCTGCTGATGTATCTCGCACATGACCTGAAAACACCACTTACATCAATGATTGGCTATATTAACCATATTCTTGATCACAAGGTGGATCAGGAGCAGCTGGATACCTCGATTCGCATCACCTATGAAAAGGCACAGCGTCTGGATGATCTAATTGATGAATTTTCAGAAATTCTGCGGTATGACGATAAGGTGTCACAGCTGGAGGTCACCAGAATTGATCTGAATACCATGCTGCAGCAGCAGCTGGCAGGCTTTTATCCGCTTATGGAGGAAAAGGGAATCCGGCTGCAACTACATCTGGCGGATCATATGGAAATCAGTGGAGACTTCGATAAACTGCAGCGTGTCTTTGATAATCTTATGCGAAATGCCATCAACTACAGCATTCCCCAGACGGAAATCCGGATCGCCGGTATGCTGTATGAGGATGGTGTCTGCCTGACCTACAGCAATGAAGGAGAAGCCATGGATACCGCTTCCGTGCAGCATCTGTTCGACAAATTTTATCGGGCGGGAAGTGCACGGACATCGACCAGCGGAGGTGCCGGGCTGGGACTGGCGATTGCCAGAGAAATCATTGAGCTGCATCAGGGGGAAATCAAAGCCGACATGGAAGGTACGACGATTACCTTTACCCTGCGGCTTCCGTATGAACAGAAGGTGATACTGTGA
- a CDS encoding HAMP domain-containing histidine kinase, with product MKHANLKALRRRLFIKYACIIIGITLGTITLIYLFDDVLNGVVIDFIRLFMETGDPFAMFRKIYMIVLPLLIVAAIILMIYFLCRDLVNYMRILMRGMEDVMRKDRSRFDFPKEMKEAEQLIMALSDDYQNYLKAAAQDEEKKKDLIYLLAQDIKMPLSNILMYLEFLHKETRISPEIQKDFVIQVLHKSLDLEDMINEFFDITRFNLQYAKWNPEHMYLDRMMEQVVDEYYMLMEAKQMEVSIESGSGLALFADNEKIARVMRDLLRNLVELGRVKATIHIRMQEFDERYEVLMEVESRHLSAYQIAHIFHNYYRLEDVHGEGNLHVLGLGIARQIMDMQKGTLRASSIDKLLSFTVQIPKAFVPGHKESVI from the coding sequence GTGAAACACGCCAATTTAAAAGCCCTGCGTCGCCGTCTGTTTATCAAATATGCATGCATTATCATTGGCATCACGCTGGGGACGATAACACTGATTTATCTCTTTGATGATGTGCTGAACGGTGTTGTCATCGACTTTATCCGGCTGTTTATGGAAACCGGAGATCCCTTTGCGATGTTTCGCAAAATTTATATGATTGTGCTGCCGCTGCTTATTGTGGCCGCCATTATTCTTATGATTTATTTCCTCTGTCGTGATCTTGTCAATTATATGCGGATATTGATGCGGGGCATGGAGGATGTTATGCGCAAGGATCGCTCCCGTTTTGATTTCCCAAAGGAAATGAAGGAAGCGGAACAGCTGATAATGGCGCTGTCTGATGATTATCAGAATTATCTGAAGGCTGCTGCACAGGATGAGGAAAAGAAAAAGGATTTGATTTATCTGCTGGCGCAGGATATCAAAATGCCGTTGTCCAATATTTTAATGTATTTGGAATTTCTGCATAAGGAAACCCGTATTTCCCCGGAAATTCAGAAGGACTTTGTAATACAGGTACTGCATAAGTCGCTGGACTTGGAGGATATGATCAATGAGTTTTTCGATATCACCCGGTTCAATTTGCAATATGCGAAATGGAATCCGGAGCATATGTATCTGGATCGCATGATGGAACAGGTGGTGGATGAGTACTATATGCTGATGGAAGCAAAGCAGATGGAGGTATCCATAGAAAGCGGCAGCGGCCTTGCATTGTTTGCGGATAATGAAAAGATAGCACGCGTCATGCGGGATCTTCTGCGCAATTTAGTTGAGCTGGGACGGGTGAAAGCGACGATTCATATCCGGATGCAGGAGTTTGATGAACGCTATGAGGTGCTTATGGAGGTGGAATCCAGACATCTCTCAGCATATCAGATTGCCCATATCTTTCACAATTATTACCGGCTGGAGGATGTGCATGGCGAGGGCAACCTGCATGTTCTGGGGCTGGGGATTGCCAGACAGATCATGGATATGCAGAAGGGGACACTGCGGGCAAGCTCGATAGACAAGCTGTTAAGCTTTACAGTTCAGATTCCAAAGGCTTTTGTACCGGGACATAAGGAATCCGTGATATAA
- a CDS encoding ACT domain-containing protein has protein sequence MRAVVSVIGKDMVGILAKVSAECENANMNVIEVSQTLLQDMFAMIMLIDITKGNTTLADFAAHMENVGKQSGLTIHVMHEDIFNSMHKI, from the coding sequence ATGAGAGCAGTTGTGAGTGTAATCGGAAAGGATATGGTGGGAATCCTCGCCAAAGTCAGCGCAGAGTGTGAGAATGCAAATATGAATGTGATCGAGGTGTCCCAGACGCTGCTTCAGGATATGTTCGCAATGATCATGCTGATTGATATTACAAAGGGAAATACGACACTGGCCGATTTTGCGGCTCATATGGAGAATGTGGGAAAACAGAGTGGTTTGACCATTCATGTCATGCACGAGGACATATTCAACTCCATGCATAAGATATAG